Within the Sphingomonas sp. OV641 genome, the region TCTCGCGCAGCTCCGGAGGTCCGCCGGGGCAATGCAGGTTGAACACCGCCTCCCCGTCTGCGCCCTTCACATGGACGTGCGCCGGCCGATGATCATTTGGCCAGATCACGACCCGCAGGCCGTTGATGCGCAGAACGGTAGGCATGGCCGATCC harbors:
- a CDS encoding DUF4160 domain-containing protein, with translation MPTVLRINGLRVVIWPNDHRPAHVHVKGADGEAVFNLHCPGGPPELRESYGFRLADLNQVADALAAAIAALCAEWRTIHGDY